The Verrucomicrobiota bacterium genome has a segment encoding these proteins:
- a CDS encoding Brp/Blh family beta-carotene 15,15'-dioxygenase, producing the protein MNWIKPGQEGLFLSWFFFALGGLAALVFSLHSGLPWLPFLISLPLIGMAHGAGDWIILKPVSPAQKMGYFLAYSAIAFGILALAWFFPTLALCGFLLLTILHFGSADERDLQRFAPDGRRTGGGIWRIGLFFSLTLALHPTAIATLGQEALAFLRPASGVTFAVGEIQGLGQAGGLVFACLWAIALFLSMVRQTTQRALVELGEGLLLLLVVIALHPLFSVGLYFLTWHAFRHTVELAKREIPSPNSKLPLWQSLFRVHRASLPFLLPVIFCVALVVAWRGSLANPFDWTAVLLLSFLVLTLPHHFLVERWWKTQARLAPASAPEARQALAARPALARDPKHSPLSIPAES; encoded by the coding sequence ATGAATTGGATCAAACCAGGACAGGAAGGGCTCTTCCTGTCCTGGTTTTTCTTTGCCCTCGGCGGACTGGCCGCCCTGGTGTTTTCTCTTCACAGCGGCCTTCCCTGGCTCCCTTTCCTCATCTCTTTGCCCTTGATCGGGATGGCCCACGGGGCCGGGGACTGGATCATCCTCAAACCCGTCTCCCCCGCTCAAAAGATGGGATATTTTCTCGCCTACTCGGCCATCGCCTTTGGCATTTTGGCGCTCGCTTGGTTCTTCCCGACCCTTGCTCTTTGCGGTTTTCTCCTCCTTACGATTCTCCACTTTGGGTCAGCCGATGAGCGGGACCTTCAGCGCTTCGCTCCCGATGGCCGCCGGACCGGTGGCGGCATCTGGCGCATAGGGCTCTTCTTCTCTCTCACTCTGGCTCTTCACCCCACCGCCATCGCCACTCTCGGGCAAGAAGCCCTCGCCTTCCTCCGACCCGCTTCCGGAGTGACCTTTGCGGTTGGAGAAATTCAAGGCCTCGGCCAAGCGGGCGGCCTTGTTTTCGCTTGCCTTTGGGCCATCGCCCTCTTTCTCAGCATGGTCCGCCAAACGACCCAACGCGCCCTCGTGGAACTGGGCGAAGGTCTCTTGTTGCTACTGGTTGTCATCGCTCTTCACCCCCTCTTCTCGGTTGGGCTTTATTTTCTGACTTGGCACGCTTTTCGCCACACCGTCGAACTCGCAAAGCGGGAAATCCCCTCTCCAAACTCGAAGCTTCCTCTCTGGCAAAGTCTCTTTCGTGTTCACCGCGCCAGCCTCCCTTTCCTTCTCCCCGTGATTTTTTGTGTGGCTCTAGTGGTAGCGTGGCGGGGAAGCCTAGCCAACCCTTTCGATTGGACGGCCGTCTTGCTCTTGAGCTTCCTGGTTTTGACTCTTCCGCACCACTTCCTGGTGGAACGTTGGTGGAAAACCCAAGCTCGCCTCGCCCCTGCCTCCGCTCCGGAGGCTCGCCAAGCCCTCGCTGCTCGACCCGCCTTGGCGCGGGATCCCAAACACTCTCCGCTTTCGATTCCTGCTGAGTCGTAA
- a CDS encoding bacteriorhodopsin encodes MENMENFFTYQSYQWDIISHILVFGVGATLAGLVYFIITAREVAPKYRMSNYLSAVVMVSAAIILFNQQQSWDRAFTYDGEVWSTAYSQGETGTTFSNGYRYLNWSIDVPMLLLQILFVVPVAAGKFKSLAVGFGLSGLAMVVFSYIAQVFEYGFNPEAPDSGAVGLFWVFYILGWIAYLIVLWIFFKGVMPLTRSLSTKAAGVMKGIAILFLISWTIYGIVIAIPAFAWNPSGSVWRQVLFTIVDVTSKVVYGAMLSYVCMLRSAEDGYQPAVESMGGGSAKV; translated from the coding sequence ATGGAAAACATGGAAAACTTCTTCACCTACCAAAGCTACCAGTGGGATATCATTTCCCATATTCTGGTCTTTGGTGTGGGTGCCACTTTGGCCGGCTTGGTCTACTTCATCATTACCGCTAGGGAAGTGGCTCCAAAATACCGAATGAGCAACTATCTCTCCGCCGTGGTTATGGTTTCCGCGGCCATCATTCTTTTCAACCAGCAGCAAAGCTGGGACCGCGCTTTCACCTATGACGGAGAAGTTTGGTCTACCGCCTACTCACAAGGGGAGACCGGCACCACCTTCTCCAATGGATATCGCTACCTAAACTGGTCGATCGATGTGCCCATGCTCCTTCTTCAGATCCTATTTGTTGTTCCAGTCGCAGCAGGGAAATTCAAGAGTCTGGCCGTCGGTTTCGGACTTTCGGGCCTTGCGATGGTGGTGTTTAGCTATATTGCACAAGTCTTTGAGTATGGTTTCAATCCCGAAGCGCCCGACAGCGGTGCGGTCGGACTTTTCTGGGTCTTCTATATTTTGGGATGGATTGCCTACCTCATTGTCCTTTGGATCTTCTTCAAAGGAGTCATGCCCCTCACCAGGAGTCTTTCTACCAAGGCAGCCGGTGTCATGAAAGGCATCGCGATTCTCTTTCTCATCTCGTGGACCATTTATGGCATTGTGATCGCCATTCCCGCCTTCGCCTGGAACCCGAGCGGTTCGGTGTGGCGTCAAGTGCTCTTCACGATTGTGGACGTAACGTCGAAAGTCGTTTACGGAGCCATGCTCAGCTACGTCTGCATGCTTCGCTCGGCAGAAGACGGCTATCAGCCCGCGGTGGAGTCCATGGGCGGCGGCTCAGCCAAAGTCTAA